Within Macellibacteroides fermentans, the genomic segment ATCTACTTTATTCTTTGGCTGATTATTCCGCAGGCACGCACGGCAGCCGAGAAACTTGAAATGAGAGGCGAAAGGGTGACGATCGAAAATATTGGAAAGACTGTAACCGATGGGTTCGAGAAGGTGTCTAACAATGTAAATGATTATGTGAACTCCGGTAAGCCACGGACAACCCTGCAAAAACTGGCGGATGCTTTCGTTACGGTTGTAGGTGCTTTGGTGAAGGTTGCGCTGATCTTACTGGCAATTATTGTGATACCGCCGCTGTTGCTGGCTCTGTTTATTTTTGTTGTTGTTGCTTTTGCTTTGATTTTTGGAGGTGGGTTCGGTATCTTGTATCACCTGATGCCGATGGCCGACTGGGGTACTATCCAGGCCTATCCGGAATCTGCACTGATAGGTGCGAGCGTTGCAACGTTTGTTTTGATTGCCATTCCTGTTGTTTCACTTCTGTACGGATTGTGCAGTGCGGTGTTTAAATTCAAACCGATGCCTGCCGTACTTAAATGGACGTTCTTAATCCTCTGGATTATTGCAGCAATAGGGTTTGTTTCAATAGGATGGACTTTTGGCTGGCCAGATTTCTATCAGATGACGAACTGGCCTGTTAATTGGAATTCTGTAAGTATTTCTCTTTGGTAATAGTTTTTAATGTATGTGTGTTTAAAAAAGAAGGCCGCTCTGTCTCAGAGGGGCCTTTCTTGTAAGGTTAACAAATTAATGAGTAAAAACCACTAATGAATTAAAAATAAATTGTTCGGTGCATATTTTTTAGATATGTTTTTCCGAACAAGGGACAAATATAAACAATCTTTGTAATTAAGCACGGTAAAACCCGAAACTTAACGTAAGATAGTTTCCAAAAAGTTGATATTGAATGGATTTGTGCCCGTAACGGGCCGGCGGAAAGAATAAATGCCAATGAAAGTGTACACTTTTCATTGGCATTTACATTGATTATGAATCTGGCCCGGTTTTATAGAGCCATCCATAATCTGAGATGGGTCAAATAAATTCTTTTCTGATCTTTTCGGCAACAGCGGCCAGCTCATCAGAAGTTACGGTCAGTTTCGTTTTTCCAAAATAGATGTCGGATTCCTTGTTTATAGGAACCAGGTGGATGTGTGCATGCGGTACTTCGAGCCCGATTACACTAAGTCCCACTCTTTTACATTCGATAGCCCGCCCGATGGCCGCGGCTACTCTCTTGGCAAATAGAATCATGGCGCCAAGCTCATTATCGTTCAGGTCGAATATGTAATCCACCTCTTTTTTGGGAATTACCAGCGTGTGTCCATGAACCAGCGGGTTGATGTCCAGAAAGGCAAAGAAGTTGTCGTCTTCCGCCACTTTATGACATGGGATTTCTCCTGCCACAATCTTGCTGAATATTGTTGCCATGATTTATAAAGTTAAATAGAGATTTCTTCAACCTGATAACTAACAATACCGGATGGTACCTTGATATCTACTACATCGCCCACCTTTTTACCCATCAAGCCTTTGGCAATGGGAGTGCTTACCGCAATTTTGTTTTCGCGCAGATTCGCTTCAGAGTCGGATACCAACGTATAGCTCATAACCATGTTATTTTTTACGTTCTTGATTGTTACCTTACTCATGATTTGTACTACGTCGCTTCTTAATTGCGACTCGTCTATCAGTCGAGCATTGGCAATAAGCCCTTTCAATTGCGCAATTTTAGCTTCCAGAATGCCCTGAGCCTCTTTGGCGGCATCGTATTCTGCATTTTCGGAAAGGTCTCCCTTGTCTCTTGCTTCGGCAATTTGATGGGATATTTCCGGACGCTTAACGGTTTCCAACAGATTTATTTCTGCTAAAATCTTGTTGTAACCTTCCTCTGTCATATAACTAACAGCCATACTAAATCCTCCTAATTTTTTCTTATTATATAAATATTGAATGCTACATAAAAAAAGAATCCCGACCAACGGTATGGCCGGAACTCATTGTCTTATTTTTACCCTACAAAGGTAGGTCTTCTTTTTTGAAGAAGCAAATTTAAAGATGTGCTTTAAAACATAAATTTCTGAAACAGAGGATAAAAAGTCTTACAGAAGGCCTTTTATCGATGCTTCCAACGTGCCGATATTCTCCACACGTTTAACCAGATTGCCGTTTTTGTCCAGAATGAACAGGGCCGGTAATTGTTTTACGTTGTAGAGTGCTGCCGCCTGTGAATAAACGGATTGCGGATCGCGTACACACATCCACGGCAGGTTTGATGCTGCGTTTTTCCAGAAGTGGGCATCGGAGTCGAGCGAGATCTGATAGATTTCCAATCCGCTGCTGTGGTGGTTGGTATAGATCTTACCTAATTCCATATTCAACGCGGGCGACCATTCTGCCTGGTAGGCGGTAAAGTTTACCAATACCACTTTGCCTTTGGCCAGATCAGACAGTTTCGACATCTCTCCGGTGATAGTGGGTAATTCGATATCGAGGAAGCTTACCTCTTCTGTCTTGATGTTGTCGAAGTTGATAGGACGCTGACCACGCAATACTTTGATGGATTGCAACGCCAGGTTGTGTAAATGCTTTGATCTGGGGCTTTCCGGATAGTAGTGGTCGTAGCTTGTAGCTACTGCTCCGTAAGCTCTCGAGTCTGCCTTGTCGTACAGGTCGAAGAACAGTAATCCGTCTATCTGCTGGAAAAGAGCGAAATAGGCTGCGGCCGACATGGGGGCAGAGAAGATATACTTTTTAGCAACGGTCTTATAGGCTTCTGCAGCTTCAAGTACTTTGGTTCTGTATGTGGAGTCTGCAATCTCTTTGGCTCCATAGGCCTTGCGAAGCTTGCTGATTTCCATGTTGGCATCCAGCTGGGCAAGTGTGATGTCTTTGATGGCTTTACAGCTTTCGGAACCTTCCACGGTGTAAGAGGTGGCAAACGTACCGGCGTCTGCAATTAATTTGACAGTTTCGGTCGAGTCGATGGCTACGTTGATAAACTGTTTGTTCAACCGTAGACGATAGAACTCCGGATAAGGGGTGGCCTTTCGCTGGAATTTGAATTTTCCGTCTGCAGAAAGTTTTGCCGAATCAAGTGTTGCAACCGCCGAGATACCTACATTCTCGAAGTAGATGGTCTCTCCGTCTGCACCTGATACAATTCCCTTGACGGTGAATTCATTCGACTTGCTGCAACCTGCTAAAAGTACGAGCAACAGGGTAAATGCCGAAAGCAGCTGTGTGGATATTTTTTTCATTATATTCTTACTGTCATTTTAATTTTGCTGCAAATATACATTAATTTGCAATTGATGTACTAAAAAACCTTCTTTCTTCCTTTTTTTTTCTTTAAAATGGTTATTTTGCCCGTTATTTCTTTTCATTTTCACATAATTAGAGTTAAACTTTCATTACCTTTGCCCCAATTTAAGAGATTAGAAAAATAAGAAAGAAGATTATGCTTAATCCAATTAACAAGACGATCGAATTAGGTGATGGAAGAACCATTACCATCGAGACCGGGAAATTGGCAAAACAGGCGGACGGTTCGGTAACTGTCCGTATGGGCAATACCGTATTGCTTGCTACTGTTTGTGCTGCCAAAGACGCAAATCCCGGGGTTGATTTTATGCCTTTGCAGGTTGAATACAAAGAAAAGTTCTCTGCATTGGGAAGATTTCCAGGAGGGTTTACAAAAAGAGAAGGAAGGGCTTCGGATTACGAAATCCTGACTTCGCGTTTGGTTGACCGTGCGCTTCGTCCTCTATTTCCTGAGGATTATCATGCTGAAGTTTATGTAAATATAATATTGTTCTCTGCTGACGGTGAAGATATGCCGGATGCATTGGCCGGTCTGGCTGCTTCTGCTGCGCTTGCTGTTTCTGATATACCTTTCAACGGTCCGATTTCGGAAGTTCGTGTAGCCAGAGTAAACGGTGAATTTATCGTTAATCCTACTTTCGCTCAGCTTGAAAAAGCTGACATCGATATTATGGTGGCTGCCACTATGGACAACATCATGATGGTGGAAGGCGAGATGAAAGAGGTACAGGAGTCGGAAATGCTTGAAGCCATCCGTGTTGCACACGATGCCATCAAGGTTCATTGTCAGGCACAGCTCGATCTTTCTGCAGCAGTGGGTAAATTGGAAAAAAGAACTTATTGCCATGAAGTGAACGACGAAGAGCTTCGTAAAGATATTAAGGATAAGTGTTTTGCCAAGGCTTATGCTGTCGCAATTTCGGGAACGGACAAGCACCAGCGTGCTGATGCTTTCAAAGCTATTGTTGAAGAATACAAGGCATCACTTTCTGAAGAAGATTTAGCTGCAAAAGCTGAAATGATAGGTCGTTATTATCATGATGTTGAAAAAGAGGCTATGCGTCGTGCTATTCTGGACGAAGGCAAGCGTCTTGACGGTCGTAAGACTACCGAAATCCGTCCTATCTGGTCGGAGGTGGATTGTCTTCCGGGTCCTCATGGTTCGGCCATATTCACCCGTGGTGAAACTCAGTCGCTTACAACCGTTACGTTGGGTACAAAATCTGACGAGAAAATGATTGACGACGTGTTGAATCATGGAAAAGAGCGTTTCCTTCTACATTATAACTTCCCTCCGTTCTCTACCGGTGAAGCTAAAGCAAGCCGCGGTGTAGGACGTCGTGAAGTAGGACATGGTAACCTGGCTCACCGTGCCCTGAAGGGTATGCTGCCTGCCGATTATCCTTATGTGGTACGTGTTATTTCCGATATTCTGGAATCTAACGGTTCTTCTTCCATGGC encodes:
- a CDS encoding PspC domain-containing protein: MKKTLTVNLGGSVFHIDEDAYQLLEKYLSNLRVHFKKEEGSDEIMNDFEMRISELLGERIKLGFEVITIEHVEEVIKRMGKPEEIFDTEGEKEFASEEGKTHTTSTGRKRFYRDPDDKILGGVAGGFAAYMDWDPSAVRIGLFVLCFFWGVMIPIYFILWLIIPQARTAAEKLEMRGERVTIENIGKTVTDGFEKVSNNVNDYVNSGKPRTTLQKLADAFVTVVGALVKVALILLAIIVIPPLLLALFIFVVVAFALIFGGGFGILYHLMPMADWGTIQAYPESALIGASVATFVLIAIPVVSLLYGLCSAVFKFKPMPAVLKWTFLILWIIAAIGFVSIGWTFGWPDFYQMTNWPVNWNSVSISLW
- a CDS encoding HIT family protein yields the protein MATIFSKIVAGEIPCHKVAEDDNFFAFLDINPLVHGHTLVIPKKEVDYIFDLNDNELGAMILFAKRVAAAIGRAIECKRVGLSVIGLEVPHAHIHLVPINKESDIYFGKTKLTVTSDELAAVAEKIRKEFI
- the greA gene encoding transcription elongation factor GreA, giving the protein MAVSYMTEEGYNKILAEINLLETVKRPEISHQIAEARDKGDLSENAEYDAAKEAQGILEAKIAQLKGLIANARLIDESQLRSDVVQIMSKVTIKNVKNNMVMSYTLVSDSEANLRENKIAVSTPIAKGLMGKKVGDVVDIKVPSGIVSYQVEEISI
- a CDS encoding TlpA disulfide reductase family protein, whose protein sequence is MKKISTQLLSAFTLLLVLLAGCSKSNEFTVKGIVSGADGETIYFENVGISAVATLDSAKLSADGKFKFQRKATPYPEFYRLRLNKQFINVAIDSTETVKLIADAGTFATSYTVEGSESCKAIKDITLAQLDANMEISKLRKAYGAKEIADSTYRTKVLEAAEAYKTVAKKYIFSAPMSAAAYFALFQQIDGLLFFDLYDKADSRAYGAVATSYDHYYPESPRSKHLHNLALQSIKVLRGQRPINFDNIKTEEVSFLDIELPTITGEMSKLSDLAKGKVVLVNFTAYQAEWSPALNMELGKIYTNHHSSGLEIYQISLDSDAHFWKNAASNLPWMCVRDPQSVYSQAAALYNVKQLPALFILDKNGNLVKRVENIGTLEASIKGLL
- the pnp gene encoding polyribonucleotide nucleotidyltransferase — its product is MLNPINKTIELGDGRTITIETGKLAKQADGSVTVRMGNTVLLATVCAAKDANPGVDFMPLQVEYKEKFSALGRFPGGFTKREGRASDYEILTSRLVDRALRPLFPEDYHAEVYVNIILFSADGEDMPDALAGLAASAALAVSDIPFNGPISEVRVARVNGEFIVNPTFAQLEKADIDIMVAATMDNIMMVEGEMKEVQESEMLEAIRVAHDAIKVHCQAQLDLSAAVGKLEKRTYCHEVNDEELRKDIKDKCFAKAYAVAISGTDKHQRADAFKAIVEEYKASLSEEDLAAKAEMIGRYYHDVEKEAMRRAILDEGKRLDGRKTTEIRPIWSEVDCLPGPHGSAIFTRGETQSLTTVTLGTKSDEKMIDDVLNHGKERFLLHYNFPPFSTGEAKASRGVGRREVGHGNLAHRALKGMLPADYPYVVRVISDILESNGSSSMATVCAGTLALMDAGVKIKKPVSGIAMGLISENKGQNYAILSDILGDEDHLGDMDFKVTGTRDGITATQMDIKVDGLSFEILENALAQAKAGRLHILGKIEETMSEPREDLKPHAPRIETMIIAKEFIGAVIGPGGKIIQGIQEKTGATIAIEEVDGAGRIEISGTNKACIDAAIATIKGIVSVPEVNEVYQGKISSIMPYGAFVEFLPGKDGLLHISEIDWKRLETVEEAGLKEGDTIEVKLVDIDQKTGKFKLSRKVLLPRPEGMEERAPRAERGPRPERGPRPERGNRD